The genomic segment ATGATGACCGTGATCATGATCGGGCTCGGCTTGATGAAGGCGGCGAGCGCGAGCAGCAGGAAGATGCTCGGAAACGACAGGAAGGCGTCGACGAAGCGCATGAGCGCGGCCCCGATGCGCCCGCCATAATAACCGGCCACGATGCCGATGGCCGTGCCGATGGCCGTCGACAGCAGCATGGCCGCGAAGCCCACGAGCAGCGAGATGCGCCCCGCCATGAACAGACGCGCCGCGATATCCCGCCCGAGCGGATCGGTGCCGAGAATGTGCGAACCGGTGAGCGGCGGCGCAAAACGCGCCCTCAGATCGATATAGAGCTCGTCGAAGGGCAGGAGATGGGGCCCGATCACGCAGGCAAGCGTCAAGAGCGTGATGAGGACCACGCCCAGCACGGCGAGCCTGTGGCGGGCGAAGCGGCGCACCGTCCTGCTCTGCCACCAACGGGTCCGCTCGGCCTGTGCGGTCTGTGACAACGGGGTCGACATCGCTTCCTCCCT from the Kaustia mangrovi genome contains:
- a CDS encoding ABC transporter permease; translated protein: MSTPLSQTAQAERTRWWQSRTVRRFARHRLAVLGVVLITLLTLACVIGPHLLPFDELYIDLRARFAPPLTGSHILGTDPLGRDIAARLFMAGRISLLVGFAAMLLSTAIGTAIGIVAGYYGGRIGAALMRFVDAFLSFPSIFLLLALAAFIKPSPIMITVIIAVTSWMEIARIVEAEVRSLRERDFMLAGRMLGLSSRTMMLHELLPNAIGPIIVAATLTVARAILLEAYVSFLGYGIQPPLPSWGNMLNGAQQYLASAPWLAIVPGVTITLAVTSFNFIGDGLRDALDARSDLH